A genomic window from Brassica oleracea var. oleracea cultivar TO1000 chromosome C8, BOL, whole genome shotgun sequence includes:
- the LOC106311515 gene encoding myosin-9-like isoform X2, with product MRKLSYLHEPGVLQNLKIRYELNEIYTYTGNILIAINPFQRLPHIYDAHMMQQYKGAPFGELNPHVFAVADVAYRAMINEGKSNSILVSGESGAGKTETTKMLMRYLAYLGGRAVTEGRTVEQQVLESNPVLEAFGNAKTVRNNNSSRFGKFVEIQFDKQGRISGAAIRTYLLERSRVCQISDPERNYHCFYLLCAAPQEEIEKYKLGHPKTFHYLNQSKCYELVGISDAHDYLATRRAMDIVGISENEQEAIFRVVAAILHIGKSSLLRERKWIHQFLRMIRRSFISRQQQNFSCVI from the exons ATGAGAAAGTTGTCTTACCTGCACGAACCTGGTGTCCTTCAGAACTTAAAGATCAGATATGAACTTAATGAGATCTAT ACATACACAGGAAACATCCTTATAGCGATTAATCCTTTTCAACGGTTGCCTCACATCTACGATGCCCATATGATGCAACAATACAAAGGAGCACCTTTTGGAGAACTAAATCCTCATGTTTTTGCTGTCGCTGATGTTGCATACAG GGCCATGATTAACGAAGGGAAGAGCAATTCGATTCTTGTAAGTGGTGAGAGCGGAGCTGGAAAAACTGAAACCACTAAGATGCTTATGAGATACCTTGCGTATTTAGGAGGTCGTGCAGTTACAGAGGGAAGGACTGTTGAACAACAAGTTCTTGAA TCAAATCCTGTCCTTGAAGCCTTTGGTAATGCAAAAACTGTGAGGAATAACAACTCAAG TCGCTTTGGTAAATTTGTTGAAATCCAATTTGATAAGCAAGGAAGAATATCTGGAGCTGCCATAAGGACCTATCTTCTAGAGAGGTCTCGTGTGTGTCAAATCTCTGATCCGGAGCGCAATTACCACTGCTTCTATCTTCTTTGTGCAGCACCCCAGGAG GAAATTGAAAAGTACAAGCTGGGCCATCCAAAGACCTTTCATTATCTGAACCAGTCTAAGTGCTACGAGCTTGTCGGTATAAGCGATGCTCATGATTATCTTGCCACAAGGAGAGCTATGGACATTGTCGGAATTAGCGAAAATGAACAG GAAGCAATTTTCAGGGTGGTTGCTGCAATTCTTCATATTGGAAAGTCGAGTTTACTAAGGGAAAGGAAGTGGATTCATCAGTTCCTAAGGATGATAAGGCGAAGTTTCATCTCAAGACAGCAGCAGAACTTCTCAT GTGTGATTTAA
- the LOC106311516 gene encoding sterol 14-demethylase-like → MMVTEAEDFFSKWGESGEVDLKTEIERLIILTASRCLLGREVRDQLFDDVSALFHDLDNGMLPISVLFPYLPIPAHRRRDRAREKLSEIFSKIIGSRKRSGKCENDMLQCFIESKYKDGRQTTESEVTGLLIAALFAGQHTSSITSTWTGAYLMKYKEYFSAALDEQRKLMEKHGDKVDHDILSEMDVLCRCIKEALRLHPPLIMLMRASHCDFSVTARDGKTYDIPKGHIVATSPAFANRLPHIFNDPDSYDPDRFSPGREEDKAAGAFSYISFGGGRHGCLGEPFAYLQIKAIRSHLLRNFELELVSPFPEIDWNAMVVGVKGSVMVRYKRRQLS, encoded by the exons ATGATGGTTACTGAAGCTGAG GATTTTTTCTCGAAATGGGGAGAGAGTGGGGAAGTGGATTTAAAGACCGAGATAGAGCGTCTCATCATCTTAACCGCAAGCAGATGCTTACTAGGTCGTGAAGTTCGTGACCAGCTTTTTGATGACGTGTCCGCTTTGTTCCATGACCTTGACAACGGCATGCTTCCCATCAGTGTTCTCTTCCCCTACCTCCCAATTCCAGCTCACCGTCGCCGCGACCGTGCACGTGAAAAGCTCTCCGAGATCTTCTCAAAGATCATTGGGTCGAGAAAACGCTCCGGGAAATGCGAGAACGACATGTTGCAGTGCTTCATCGAGTCGAAGTACAAGGACGGGAGGCAGACGACGGAGTCCGAGGTCACCGGTCTGCTCATCGCTGCTCTCTTTGCAGGACAGCACACGAGCTCCATCACTTCCACGTGGACTGGTGCGTACCTGATGAAGTACAAAGAGTACTTCTCAGCTGCTTTGGATGAGCAGAGGAAGCTGATGGAGAAACACGGAGACAAGGTCGATCACGACATCTTGTCCGAGATGGATGTGCTCTGCCGTTGCATCAAGGAAGCGTTGAGGCTTCACCCTCCGTTGATCATGCTCATGAGAGCCTCCCACTGTGACTTCAGCGTGACGGCTCGTGATGGAAAGACCTATGACATCCCGAAGGGTCATATCGTTGCGACCTCGCCTGCGTTCGCCAACCGCTTGCCGCATATCTTCAATGACCCGGACAGCTATGATCCGGATAGATTCTCTCCTGGAAGAGAAGAGGACAAAGCCGCAGGAGCGTTTTCGTACATCTCGTTCGGTGGAGGTAGGCACGGGTGTCTTGGAGAGCCCTTTGCTTACCTGCAGATCAAAGCCATAAGGAGTCATTTGCTGAGGAACTTTGAGCTTGAGTTGGTTTCACCGTTCCCTGAGATCGACTGGAACGCTATGGTTGTTGGCGTTAAAGGCAGTGTCATGGTGCGTTACAAGCGTCGACAACTGTCTTAA
- the LOC106311515 gene encoding myosin-11-like isoform X1 codes for MGTPVNIIVGSHVWVEDSDVAWIDGEVEKLTGEVVIQATTGKTITAKLSKIYPKNVEAPAGGVDDMRKLSYLHEPGVLQNLKIRYELNEIYTYTGNILIAINPFQRLPHIYDAHMMQQYKGAPFGELNPHVFAVADVAYRAMINEGKSNSILVSGESGAGKTETTKMLMRYLAYLGGRAVTEGRTVEQQVLESNPVLEAFGNAKTVRNNNSSRFGKFVEIQFDKQGRISGAAIRTYLLERSRVCQISDPERNYHCFYLLCAAPQEEIEKYKLGHPKTFHYLNQSKCYELVGISDAHDYLATRRAMDIVGISENEQEAIFRVVAAILHIGKSSLLRERKWIHQFLRMIRRSFISRQQQNFSCVI; via the exons ATG GGAACTCCAGTAAATATTATTGTAGGTTCTCATGTTTGGGTTGAAGACTCAGACGTGGCTTGGATTGATGGTGAGGTTGAAAAGCTCACTGGAGAAGTTGTGATCCAAGCGACAACTGGAAAGACG ATCACTGCAAAGTTGTCAAAGATATACCCAAAGAATGTGGAAGCTCCTGCAGGTGGTGTTGATGACATGAGAAAGTTGTCTTACCTGCACGAACCTGGTGTCCTTCAGAACTTAAAGATCAGATATGAACTTAATGAGATCTAT ACATACACAGGAAACATCCTTATAGCGATTAATCCTTTTCAACGGTTGCCTCACATCTACGATGCCCATATGATGCAACAATACAAAGGAGCACCTTTTGGAGAACTAAATCCTCATGTTTTTGCTGTCGCTGATGTTGCATACAG GGCCATGATTAACGAAGGGAAGAGCAATTCGATTCTTGTAAGTGGTGAGAGCGGAGCTGGAAAAACTGAAACCACTAAGATGCTTATGAGATACCTTGCGTATTTAGGAGGTCGTGCAGTTACAGAGGGAAGGACTGTTGAACAACAAGTTCTTGAA TCAAATCCTGTCCTTGAAGCCTTTGGTAATGCAAAAACTGTGAGGAATAACAACTCAAG TCGCTTTGGTAAATTTGTTGAAATCCAATTTGATAAGCAAGGAAGAATATCTGGAGCTGCCATAAGGACCTATCTTCTAGAGAGGTCTCGTGTGTGTCAAATCTCTGATCCGGAGCGCAATTACCACTGCTTCTATCTTCTTTGTGCAGCACCCCAGGAG GAAATTGAAAAGTACAAGCTGGGCCATCCAAAGACCTTTCATTATCTGAACCAGTCTAAGTGCTACGAGCTTGTCGGTATAAGCGATGCTCATGATTATCTTGCCACAAGGAGAGCTATGGACATTGTCGGAATTAGCGAAAATGAACAG GAAGCAATTTTCAGGGTGGTTGCTGCAATTCTTCATATTGGAAAGTCGAGTTTACTAAGGGAAAGGAAGTGGATTCATCAGTTCCTAAGGATGATAAGGCGAAGTTTCATCTCAAGACAGCAGCAGAACTTCTCAT GTGTGATTTAA